One Blastocatellia bacterium genomic window, TCCCTTCCTTCAGGAATGCGAGTTTTCGCCGGTCATTATCCACACCGATGACGCGATGACCGATGAAACTCAAACACGCCGCCGTAACGAGCCCCACGTATCCGTTACCGACAACCGTAATGTGCATACGTGCTGTGCTCCTTGACACCCATCCGTGCAGTCACACCTGCACATTTCACATCAGTGTCTCAAACCTCTCCCGAACATACATCGCTACACTCCACATGAGACGGAGGCCGGGCAGTACTATAGCCGATGCCCGCAGGATCGTCAAAATGGGGAAACGTCATGGCAGCTCCTTTGGCCTCACTGTCGCGGAGTGCGGAGCGTCGCGCACAGCGTCACCCAAGCAAGGTAATTCCCACAGCCGCCGCCAGCGACGACAGCGTCAGCGGGGATTCCGGATTGACCTTCTCCTCATCCAGGCTGTAGACCCGCGGTGAGTGATCGTCGGGGAAAAATTTTCGACAGAGACTCGTCACTGCGGCAACGAACGAGGGACCCCATGTTGCCTCCGCGTTAGTGTCTCGTCCGTCACGGCGGGTGACAAGGACGATGAGGTCGAGCGAGGGGGAATCACCTGGAGAGGCGACATCGGTGGCCTCTCCGGCCAATGACGATGGGTTTTCAACAGACACGCCCCGCCTCCTTCGCCAGAGCGACACGCGGGGCTTTCGCGGTTGCGAAGTCGCGGCGCTTGCCGGCCTCAACTTGTCCTGGTAATAGGCAAGAGTGCGATGAATTTCGTCGAGCAACGCATCGGGCGAGCAGGGAACGGCACGAACGGCCAACACAGTATCCCTCCGCGCGAAGACGAACGTCACCAGTTCGTCCTCATAGGAAACCAGCAGGCTATCTCCCTCCGTCGCGCTGTGGAAGAGCCAGCCGGACTCTGCGATCGGAACAGGAACGACCCAGCCGGGATGGAGACCGAGCCCGGCGAGGACCGATTCGTAGGCCGTGAGCACCTCCGTCCGCACGGCCACCACGAGGAATCGCCCTCCGGTCGGCCCTGACATGATTCGCTCACAGGCCAGCACCAGCTCGCTGGCGGCCATACCCAGGAATCGTTCGGCCTTCCACTCGAGAATCTGCGCGAGTTCTTCAGCATCGGAGGGCACTTCGTCCAGATCGAGCAAAAACATGCGACATGCTGCTGCGGGAAGAGCCATGCACCACCGCGAGCGCCGTTTCAACCCAGCGCTGGTGAGAGCGCGACCGAGGGCCTCGCCGAGAGCGTCTCGATTCTTGATGTTCACCCCATCGAAAGCGGGTTCGATCACTCCCGCCGGCAATGGCTCGACGGCGGCGCGCTGAATCAAAAGCTTTCCCTTGGTCCGGCGCGTGCACGCAACAGCCACAGCGTGCCGATGGATACTCACTCCGGTGGAGGGAAGCGGCGGACGGGTGAAGAACTCTCTCAGGGCGAGCTTACCACTCATTGTAGGGGGTTCCTTCGGAGGAGACGGTTTTGGCTCCGCTTTTGACGTCCTTGATTCCCGGTTGCTGCTCCGGGTCTCCGCTGAAGGGTTGATCCTCCTGGATGGTCTCCCAGGTCTCGCGGGAGCCGGTGATGGGATCAAGAGGGATCTCTCGCAGGTAACCTTTTTCGACCAGTTCCTGGAGCGACTGCGGGTAGCGTCCCCGGTCTGCCGCAAAGGCTTCGATTTGCCGTCGCATCAGATGAAGGTTTTGCTTGAGCACCGATTCCTTGGCCCGCAGAATCACCGCCTGGTACGCCGGTATCGCCAGCGAGACGATAATGGCGATGATCGTCAGGACGATGATGATTTCCAGGAGGGTGAAGCCGCGCGCCCGGTGACAGGAGCGCAAACGTCCTCCGTTACGGCGCGGGCCGACGCCGAGCAGCCCGCATCTCTGGGACCGACTGTCGCGTGAGAAGGGATCACCAGTCACGATATTTCGTCCCGTCAAGAGCCGTGGCTTCACTGAGCGAATAGACGTCGAAGACATTTTGACCGCCCCAACTGCGAGCATCAGGGGCATCGCGCGTCGAGCGCAATCCCCATTCCGCCCGGCCCGTCATCGGATCAACCGGAATACGCCGCAAGAAGCGTAGCTTTCGGTCAGGGCTTCCCGCCAAGGGGACTCCCTCAACCAGCACCTCAAGGTTTGGCGGATAACCGTCACTGTCCTGTTTGATTTCAAACGGGCTGATGAGTCCGGCATCGGCCGCCCGCTTGTACCGATCAATCGCCGTACGGATTTCCCGCAGGGCGCGTCGCAGTTCGATTTCTCGTTCGCGCTTGATCGCATTGCGGGCGATGGGAATGGCCCCGGCGGTGAAGATCGTGAGCACGGCAATCGTCAAGATGAGTTCCAGCAAGGTAAATCCCGCCAGTGTTTTTCTCCGTCTCATCATCGTGCGTCTGCTTCCCGACTTCCTCTGCGGCCCATTCATCTCCGGCAGACCGGCGAACTGGAGTTGCGCACACCGAGCCGCTTCATTCACCGGGCGGACACCGTGAGAGGGATCGAACGGCAGCCCACCGTTCGCCCATCCCCCGTGACGAAGCTGCTGCGGCTGGCGTCAATTTCCACCTGCGAGTTGCCCGGAGCCAGGACGTCAAAGTAGAGGATGGCCAGCCGACCGCGTGCCGGGCGAGCATCTCCCGTTGTCCGGGCAGTGATGGTGACCCGATCGGGGCCTTCGGCAACGCTCTCTATTTCGGCGCGGGACTCCGTCGTTGACAGCAGACCACCTTCACTGGCCCGGACCCAGCGAAGCTGCTTGGG contains:
- the pilM gene encoding pilus assembly protein PilM, which codes for MSGKLALREFFTRPPLPSTGVSIHRHAVAVACTRRTKGKLLIQRAAVEPLPAGVIEPAFDGVNIKNRDALGEALGRALTSAGLKRRSRWCMALPAAACRMFLLDLDEVPSDAEELAQILEWKAERFLGMAASELVLACERIMSGPTGGRFLVVAVRTEVLTAYESVLAGLGLHPGWVVPVPIAESGWLFHSATEGDSLLVSYEDELVTFVFARRDTVLAVRAVPCSPDALLDEIHRTLAYYQDKLRPASAATSQPRKPRVSLWRRRRGVSVENPSSLAGEATDVASPGDSPSLDLIVLVTRRDGRDTNAEATWGPSFVAAVTSLCRKFFPDDHSPRVYSLDEEKVNPESPLTLSSLAAAVGITLLG
- a CDS encoding prepilin-type N-terminal cleavage/methylation domain-containing protein; this encodes MRSCHRARGFTLLEIIIVLTIIAIIVSLAIPAYQAVILRAKESVLKQNLHLMRRQIEAFAADRGRYPQSLQELVEKGYLREIPLDPITGSRETWETIQEDQPFSGDPEQQPGIKDVKSGAKTVSSEGTPYNEW
- a CDS encoding type II secretion system protein produces the protein MMRRRKTLAGFTLLELILTIAVLTIFTAGAIPIARNAIKREREIELRRALREIRTAIDRYKRAADAGLISPFEIKQDSDGYPPNLEVLVEGVPLAGSPDRKLRFLRRIPVDPMTGRAEWGLRSTRDAPDARSWGGQNVFDVYSLSEATALDGTKYRDW